CCTGCCGCGCCCGTCGAACCCGTTGCTGCGTTCGGCGCTTGCCAATATCCATCGCCCCGGAGCGCCGACCGGCGCTCTTGTTACTGCGCTCGGCTTCGGTCTGGCGGCGTTCGTCTTGCTGGCTGCAATCCAGTCCGCGATCGACGGGAACATCCAGACCCGCGTTCCGCGCGAGGCACCCGACTATTTCGTACTCGATGTCCCGGTAGAGCGCGAGGCGCGCTTTCGCGAGCTCGTCCAGAACCGCTTCCCCGATGCCGCCATCCGTGCCGTACCGACCATGCGCGGCGCCGTGTTGGCCTTTGGTCCCGAAGGCAACATGACGCGTGTGGCGGAGCTAGAGGAACTGCCCGAAGGCGCATGGGTGCTAAGCGGGGAGCGCGGGATCACCTATGCCGACGAGGTGCCGCTGGGCAACCGTATCGTGGAAGGCGAATGGTGGGAGCCGGGCCATTCCGGGGAAAGGCTGGTATCGATCGACGCCGAATTCGCCGATGCGGTGGGCCTGGAGATCGGCGACATGCTGACAATCGGCATCCTCGGGACCGAACGTGACGTGCGGATTGCAAACATCCGCGAAATCGACTGGGAGAATATGAGCTTCAACTTCACGTTGGTATTCAGCCCGAATGCCATCGCGGATGTTCCGCACAACCTTTCTGCCACGATCGAACTGCCCGCCCGCGCCTCCCCCGAAGCGCAAGGCGCGCTGCTTCGCGATCTCGTGCGCGAATTTCCTTCGAGTTCGGTGGTCGAGGTGGGCGAAGTGCTGACCGAGGCGCGCACGATCCTCCAGCAGGTCAGCCTTGCCACGCTTGCTGCCGCTGCCGTCGCGGTTCTGGCGGGGCTGGCGGTGCTGATGGGAGCCATCGCCGCAGCACGCGCCGCTCGCATGTACGACACCGTGGTGCTGCGCGTGCTCGGTGCGAGCCGTCGTCAGGTGCTTATGATGCAACTTGCCGAATATGGCCTGATTGCGTTGGCGCTAGCCGGCGTCGCGCTCGGCCTCGGTTCGCTGCTCGGATGGGTCATAATCACCCAGATGTTCGAGTTCGACTGGCTACCCGACTGGGGCGAGGTTCTCGCGGTGCTCGGCCTTGGCCTTGCGATGGTGCTCGCCTTTGCGCTCGGCGGATCGCTGCCATTGCTCCGGGCGAAACCGGCACAGGCGCTCAGGGAACTGTGAGAAATCGCGGCAAGCGATTGACTTGAATGACGAAAGCTGGCTCGCTGCGATTACTTCAGTCGCAGGGAGTTCTTCATGGGATCGCGCCCTTTACGTTTCGCCGCGCTGGCAACTCTTGTCGGAATAACCGTAGCGCCCGTTATTGCTGAGGATGAGAGCCTTCCTCCCGTCCAGACCTTCGAGCCGGGCGCCGGTGAATGGCAAAGCCAGACGGACGCGACGCTTCGATACTCCCAGAAAATCACGCCGAAAACGACGACGAATCTTCTCTCGATCAGGTGCGACTTCATAGGCCTCAGAATGTCCGTGACCGGCCTTGAGCCTCTGCAACAATTCCCTCAGCCGAAGATTCTGATTACCTTCGATGACAAGGAATATTCCAGCCGCCCGAGCGCGTCATACGTCGAAGGCTTCGAGTTCGATATGCTGCGGCCCGAGACGAGGGCCAAACTGGAAAGCAAGACCACTGTTCCCCCGGACTTCATGCGTTCAGGGAGCCCTCCTTTCGCAATTATGAACTTTCAGGTGATGGCCAGCGCCAAAGACCTGCCCGCCATGCTCGCGGCAGACGCCATCACCGTAAAATTCGCGGGCCAGGAACGTGTGTTTCCGCCCATTCCTGCAGATACAGCGGATAAGATGATCGAGCACTGCGGCGCGAATGAGCGCGAGCGTATGCAAAACCTCTCGCGTCTGCGCAACGAGCGTTACGCCCGAATGCTCGAAAGCACCCAAGCCTCGACCGAGGCCAAATAGAAAGAGCGGAGCCCAGGGCCCCGCTCCTTCTCGTTTCGATTACGTCGGACTTACGCGAAGGTTTCCGCGTCGCCCACGCCCTTTGGGTCGGGGCCGTATCGGTTCGGCCCGCGTGTCCCCTCAAGACACATGAAAACGAGTACGATCAAACCACCCACATAAGGGATGAATTGCAGCAGGATGAACCACCCCGACTTGTCTTGATCGTGGAAGCGCCGGACTGTCACTGCGAGGCCAGGTATGAAGAACAGGCCGAGATATACGATCCCGCAGATGATCAGCATGATGCTTCCGAAGGTGCTGGCTCCGCTCTCGTCGAAACCGCCCGTAATGCCGACTAGTATCGCCATGAACACCAGAACGATGATCTGGAAGAGCACGAACATCCAGTATTCCTTGCGGCGCGAGCGCCCCGAAAAATCGGCGTACCGCCGTAGCGGCATCAACATCCATTCCATTTGAGATCCCCTCCGTGTGGAAGTGCAAAGCCACCACACAAACCTTTCGAAAACAAGGTCAGCGGCAAGAAAAAGGCCCCGCCGGATACCGGCGAGGCCTGAATTCTGTGCATTTCTGCCCGATCCGGGTCAGAACTTGAAGCGTACCACGCCGCCATAGGTGCGCGGCGCATTCGGATAGCCCGAAACCGATCCGGCCTGAGCGACGCTGTCGAAGACGGTCGTGATGTATTCGTCGTCGGTGAGGTTCCGCCCCCAGACGCCGACTTCCAGGCCGTTATTGAGCTTCAGCGTGGCCGAAGCGTTGAGCAGGTTCACCTCGCGGCGGAAGATCAGGGTGTTACCCAGCCCCGCGTTGAAGGTCGGCAAGCCATTGTTGATGTCCTCGTTCGATTCATGGTTGAAATCGACGCGGGTGACGAGCTGCGTGCCGCTGTCCCATTCGTGGGTGTAAGTTGCCGAAGTGGCGATTGCCCATGACGGGATACCCGCAGGACGCAAGCCGGTGAGATCGCCGAGAACGCTTCCGGGGAAGCTGTCGAACAGCGGATCGAGGTGCGTCGCCGCGAAGGTCAGGACCAGGCCATCGGTCGGAACGATGGTGGTGTCGAGCTCGAAGCCCTGCACCGATTGCTGACCAGCGTTGCGCAGCGCAAAGCCGGTGCCGGTGAAGGCGAAGCTCTGGAACCCTTCGATCGTCTGGTCGAATACGGCCAGGTTGAAGCCAAAGCCCGGCCACTGTGCCTTGAGGCCGACTTCATAGACTTCTGCCTCTTCAGGGCCGGCGAAACGCGAACCCGAAACGAGGTTCGGCACTGCGAGACCCGCGTTGATGATGGGCGAGTCAGGCGCAGCGAAGGTCGACGCGCCGGGGCCTTCAAGGAAGTCCGTGTTCAGCGGTCGGCTGTCACGCGACAGGTTTACCGAGCTTGCCTTGAAGCCGGTCGCGTAGCTGAAGTAGACGTTGACTTCGTTCGACACCTGATACGCCGCACGCAGCAGGTAAGTAAACTTGTCGTCACGCGTCTGCCCGTCTTCGACCGCATTCGGGATGTCTAGGAACGGCGGCTGGAACTGGAAACCGGCCAGGGGCAGGAGCGGGTTCTGCGCGGGGTCGGTTGCTGCGGCAATAAGCCCCGCCTGCACCGCTGCTGGAAGAGCCTGGAACTGGTCGCGGGTCGTCACCGTCGGCAGCCCCGGGTTCAGAGCGGTTGCCTGCGTGATGAAGGCATCGACGAAGTTGACCTGCGCGAGCGGATCGAAGCTCGTCTGCGAAAGCGCGAAGTCCTTCTTGTCGTCGGTGTAGTTGAAGCCCGCCGTAAATACGAGGCCGTCAACCGGCTCGAAATCGAGCGTCCCGAAGACCGAGATGGCCTGGTTGTCCATCGAATACCGCTCATCGGTGAGCAACGGCGTGTTGAAGATGCTTTCCTGCGGGAATCCAAAGCTTGCTTCGAGACCGTTAAACAGGGTCGGCTGTCCGGTCAGCACCGCGACCGGATCTTCACCGGCAAGGATCTCGAAGAAGTTGCGGATCTGGCTGCCGTTCTGGATTGCGCTTTCCTGTTCGATGCTCTCATCGAAGAAGAAACCACCCAGAAGGAAATTGAACGGTCCGTCAAAGTCGGACGCGATCCGCAGTTCCTGCGTGAAGGTCTTGAGGTCCTGCGCACGCGTTTCCGTGGCGATATCGGCACTGGTGAAGTCGATATCGGTCAGGAAGCTGTTCTGAAGCTCGCGATAGGACGTGATCGAGGTGACCGAGATCGGTCCGCTCGCCCAATCGACCTGGACCGAGCCGCCGTAATTGTCGACTTCGTTTTCCGGGACGAAGTTGAGGAACACCTCGCGCGAGAAGAAATCGGTCGGGATCTGGCCACCAACGGCAAGGATGCCGGGCCCCGTCGGACCGTTGACGAGGTTGCCGACGGTGCAGCAGACTTCGTCAATCTTCGAATAATCGGCAATCGCGCGGATGCTGAGGTCGGGAGTGGGCTCGATCAGCAACTGGCCGCGCACCGACCAGCGATTGCGATCGTTGATGTCTTCGCCGAGGTTGACGATCTCACCGAAACCGTCGCGGCGGTTGTAGCTGCCGTCGAGCGAAAAGGCGACATTTTCGCCAATCGGACCAGTCACATCGCCTTTGACGACGAGCGCATTGTAATTGCCGTAGCTGACTTCAAGCGAGCCGCCGAAATCGAACTGCGGCGGGCGGGTGACGACCGAAATCACACCGGCCGATGCGTTTTTGCCGAACAGCGTCGACTGCGGGCCGTTCAGGACCTCGATGCGTTGAACATTGGGAAGGTCGGAAAGGGCGCCCGCAGAACGCGAGCGGAACACGCCATCGACGAAAACCCCAACTGAAGGTTCGATGCCGAAGTTGTTGTCGCCGTTACCGAAGCCGCGAATAATGAAAGTCGAAGCTGAAGCAGTCTGGAGCTGGCTGACGCGTAGCGACGGAGTAACGGTCTGCAGGTCGAGCACGTCGCGGATCTGCGCGTCTTCGAGCGTCTGACCGGAAGTCACCGAAACCGCGATCGGCGTTTCCTGAAGCGTCGTTTCACGCTTCGAGGCGGTCACGATGATGAGACCCTGGTCCTCGGAACCAGCTTGATCTTCTTCTTCGGTGTCTACGTCCTGAGCGAGAGCGGTGGTTGGTGCGGCCAAGGCGAAGGCTGCGGCACCTGCGAGCAGGGTGAATCGGTACGAACCGGTCGAACCGGGAATAATCGAACGCATGGAAACTCCTCTCCAAATCCCATCGAACCCTAGCTTGCCGTAGCGGCGCGCGTCTCCAGACGCGTTCTAGCCCCGGGCCGATTGGCAAAACTGATAGGCTACGCATACGTAAGCGACAAGCGACAAACGGCGGAAATCCGCGGGTGAATCCACGCATGTTGCATGACTGACACACCCATTGATCCGAGCGGAAACCGATCAATTTCGGCGAGGATACAACAGTGCGTCGGCCCACATCAGCACTTGTTGCATTGCAGCAAGACCGCTAGGGGGCCTCGCAAAGCGAAAACCCCTTTCAAAATCGAGACCCCTTATGTCCCGCGACCTGCGTAACATCGCAATCATCGCCCACGTCGATCATGGAAAAACCACGCTCGTCGACCAGCTCTTCCGCCAGTCGGGCACTTTCCGCGAAAACCAGCGCGTCGAAGAGCGCGCGATGGACAGCGGCGACCTGGAAAAAGAGCGCGGAATCACGATCCTTGCCAAGTGCACGAGCGTCGAATGGGAACATGACGGCGAAACAACCCGCATCAACATCGTCGACACACCCGGCCACGCCGATTTCGGAGCGGAGGTGGAGCGTATCCTCTCGATGGTGGACGGCGTCATCCTGCTGGTCGACAGTGCGGAAGGCGCGATGCCTCAAACGAAGTTCGTGACCGGAAAAGCGCTGGCACTCGGCCTCAAGCCGATTGTCGTCGTCAACAAGATCGACCGTCCCGATGGCCGCCCGCAGGAAGTGCTCGACGAGGTGTTCGACCTCTTCGCATCGCTCGATGCCACCGACGAGCAGCTCGACTTCCCCTCGCTCTTCGCGAGCGGCCGCGACGGCTATGCAAGCGAAGACGAGAATGCGCGCGAAGGCACGCTCGAACCGCTGTTCAAGCTCATCACCGAGCATGTGCCCGCACCGGGCCTTGAAGTGGATGCCCCATTCAGCTTCCTTGCGACGCTGCTCGACCGCGACAACTTCATGGGCCGTGTGCTCACGGGCCGCGTCCAGTCAGGCACGCTCAAGGTCAATGATCCGATCCATGCCATCGACCGCGACGGCAATGTTGTCGAGACCGGCCGTGCGACCAAGCTGCTCTCATTCCGCGGACTAGAGCGTGTACCGGTCGAGAGCGCGCAGGCTGGCGACATCATCGCGCTTGCAGGGCTCGAAAAGGCGACCGTCGCCAACACCATCGCCGATCCGAGCGTGACCGAGCCGATCGAAGCCCAGCCGATCGACCCGCCCACGCTCGCCATGCGCTTTGCCGTCAACGACAGCCCTCTCGCGGGCCGAGAGGGCGACAAGGTGACGAGCCGCATGATCCGCGACCGCCTGCTGCGCGAGGCGGAAACCAATGTCGCGATCCGTATCACCGAAAGCGACGACAAGGACAGTTTCGAGGTCGCTGGCCGCGGTGAACTGCAGCTCGGCGTCCTTATCGAGACGATGCGCCGCGAGGGCTTCGAGCTCGGCATCTCGCGCCCGCGCGTGCTGCTGCGCGAAGAGGACGGGCAGAAACTCGAACCCTATGAAACTGTCGTCATCGACGTGGATGACGAGCATTCGGGCACGGTCGTCGAAAAGATGCAGCGCCGCAAGGCCGACCTCACCGAGATGAAACCGTCGGGACAGGGCAAGACGCGCATCACCTTCTCCGCCCCTTCGCGCGGCCTGATCGGCTATCACGGCGAGTTTCTCTCCGACACGAGGGGCACCGGTATCATGAACCGGCTGTTCGAGAAGTATGGCCCCTACAAAGGCCCGATCGAAGGACGCATCAACGGCGTGCTCATCTCGAACTCCGATGGCGAAAGCGTCGCTTATGCTCTCAACGCACTGGAAGAGCGCGGCGAGTTGTTCATCGCCCCTCAGATGAAGGTCTACGAAGGCATGATCATCGGCGAGAATGCCAAGCCCGATGATCTGGAGGTGAACCCGCTCAAATCGAAGCAGCTCACCAACATCCGCTCTTCGGGTAAGGACGATGCGATCCGCCTCACCCCGCCGCGCCGGATGAGCCTCGAGCAGGCGATTGCTTACATCGATGATGACGAAATGGTCGAGGTGACACCGCAATCGATCCGCCTTCGCAAGACGCTCCTGTGCCCTCACGAGCGCAAGAAAGCGAAGCGCAAGAAGGATGCGGCTTGAGTTTGTCCGCCTGCTGCGTATCCTGAATCCAGAACGCAGAGGAGGTTCGAATGGCTGAAGGAAAAGCTCGCGCATTGCACGAGAGCCGCAAGATCTGGACCAGACCCGAACTTGAAGAGCTGAAGCAGTCGTTGACCGACGTTGAATTGAACCTCGGTCCGGGGACGGATGGTGGTACCGAAGCCTCGATGATGAGCTGAAGTCGTCAGCATGGCTCGCACCGGAGCCGAGCCTTTTGAGCTGGCCAATCGACGAGCGCGCTCGATGCGTCCGGCGCTTCCCGAGCCGATTGACGTAACCATCGCCCAGCAACTGAAAATGCTGGAAAGCGCGCCTGCCCCTGCTCAAAACCTGCAATGGCGGCGCGTGCAGCTGCTCTCTGCTCTCGATCGCTTCGACGAGGCGCTGACAATATGCGAAATGCTCGATCCCGGTACGGATGCCGGACGCAAATTGCTCCACGCACAGCTTCTTCAGGCTCCTACCCGATCGCGCGATCCCGACCGCTCCGAAGCCATGATGCGCGATCTCCTCACCATCCCTCTTGAGGATCGCACGAAAACGAACGTCTTACTTTCGCTCTCGCAATCGATCGAAAGACGCGGGAACCTTGAAAACGCACGAGCGATGGTGCTCGATGCGCTCGATCTCGACGCACAAAACACCACCGCCCTCCGCCGCTACGCGGTTCTCGAGGCGGCTCTGGGCCAGCTAGACGATCTTCTTCACTTCAGCGAAAGGCGGATCGCGGCTGGAAACGCCTCCTCGCTCGTGATCGCCGCCTGTTCTGCGGCGCTCGCCGGTCTGCAAAGGGTCGATGAAGCGCAAGAAGTTCGCCGTTTCGAAGAGCTGTTCTGGTGCGGCACCCTCCCCTGCCCATCGGGTTCGGATGATCTCGTATCATTCAACCGGGACCTCGCCGCAGAACTGCGAACCCACCCGGCGCTACGTTTCGAAAACAGCCGCCGTGCGAGCAAGGGCTCTTGGCGCATCGACGAATTGTTCACCGCCCGGAGTGAGCATGTCCGAATACTTCTCGAAACAATCTGCACTTGCGCCCAGAACTATATCGAAAGTGTGGTCGACTCCCCCACCCGCAAACCCGGCGGTCTGTTCGATGAATTACGCCCCGGCGCCTGCAAGATCGCTTCATGGGCGATCCTCACGCGGGAAGACGGTTACGAAGACTGGCACATGCACGGGCGCGGCTGGATCAGCGGCGTTTACTATGTCGCGGTTCCGGACGGATTGCCGGGAGGCAGTGACAAGGCCGGCGCCATCGATTTCGGCTGGTGGGAAGAGGTGCTAGGCGATGGCGCGAGCGAGCGTCTTGGCTACCAACGCGTTCACCCCGAGCCGGGTATGCTCTTGCTTTTCCCGTCCTACATCCACCACCGCACGTGGCCGCACAGATCCGATGAGGAGCGTATCTGCGTGGCATTCGACATCATGCCTTCGTAGTCCGCGAAACCGGCGCCTGTGGCCAAGCGTGCGTCCGTTTGTTACCCACGCGCGCAACATGAATACCGCCACTTTAGCAAGCCTCGCCGCCTACTTCGTCCTGATGATCGCCATCGGGCTCTATGCATGGCGCAAATCGACTTTTGACAGCGAAGGATATCTTCTGGCCGGGCGCAACCTGCCGCCATCGGTAGCGGCGCTTTCGGCAGGTGCAAGCGACATGTCGGGCTGGCTACTGCTCGGTCTTCCCGGTGCGCTCTACGCCGCAGGCCTGGTGGAGGCGTGGATCGGGATCGGACTGTTCGCGGGCGCCGTGGTCAACTGGATCGTCGTTGCGCCGCGCCTCCGCGAACAAACAGAAAGCAACGGCAATGCGCTCACCATCCCGCAATTCCTCGCCAATCGCTTTCCCGACAAGGCGGTGACACTGCGGGTCGTCTCGGCGATCGTGATCGTGATGTTCTTCACTGTCTACACCGCCGCCGGGCTGGTCGGTGGAGGCAAGCTGTTCGAGACCGCGTTTGCCGGATTGGCGCCGGGCCTCGGCATAAGCGACTACATGCTCGGCATCCTC
The Erythrobacter sp. THAF29 DNA segment above includes these coding regions:
- a CDS encoding putative 2OG-Fe(II) oxygenase; amino-acid sequence: MARTGAEPFELANRRARSMRPALPEPIDVTIAQQLKMLESAPAPAQNLQWRRVQLLSALDRFDEALTICEMLDPGTDAGRKLLHAQLLQAPTRSRDPDRSEAMMRDLLTIPLEDRTKTNVLLSLSQSIERRGNLENARAMVLDALDLDAQNTTALRRYAVLEAALGQLDDLLHFSERRIAAGNASSLVIAACSAALAGLQRVDEAQEVRRFEELFWCGTLPCPSGSDDLVSFNRDLAAELRTHPALRFENSRRASKGSWRIDELFTARSEHVRILLETICTCAQNYIESVVDSPTRKPGGLFDELRPGACKIASWAILTREDGYEDWHMHGRGWISGVYYVAVPDGLPGGSDKAGAIDFGWWEEVLGDGASERLGYQRVHPEPGMLLLFPSYIHHRTWPHRSDEERICVAFDIMPS
- the typA gene encoding translational GTPase TypA, with the translated sequence MSRDLRNIAIIAHVDHGKTTLVDQLFRQSGTFRENQRVEERAMDSGDLEKERGITILAKCTSVEWEHDGETTRINIVDTPGHADFGAEVERILSMVDGVILLVDSAEGAMPQTKFVTGKALALGLKPIVVVNKIDRPDGRPQEVLDEVFDLFASLDATDEQLDFPSLFASGRDGYASEDENAREGTLEPLFKLITEHVPAPGLEVDAPFSFLATLLDRDNFMGRVLTGRVQSGTLKVNDPIHAIDRDGNVVETGRATKLLSFRGLERVPVESAQAGDIIALAGLEKATVANTIADPSVTEPIEAQPIDPPTLAMRFAVNDSPLAGREGDKVTSRMIRDRLLREAETNVAIRITESDDKDSFEVAGRGELQLGVLIETMRREGFELGISRPRVLLREEDGQKLEPYETVVIDVDDEHSGTVVEKMQRRKADLTEMKPSGQGKTRITFSAPSRGLIGYHGEFLSDTRGTGIMNRLFEKYGPYKGPIEGRINGVLISNSDGESVAYALNALEERGELFIAPQMKVYEGMIIGENAKPDDLEVNPLKSKQLTNIRSSGKDDAIRLTPPRRMSLEQAIAYIDDDEMVEVTPQSIRLRKTLLCPHERKKAKRKKDAA
- a CDS encoding DUF805 domain-containing protein, giving the protein MEWMLMPLRRYADFSGRSRRKEYWMFVLFQIIVLVFMAILVGITGGFDESGASTFGSIMLIICGIVYLGLFFIPGLAVTVRRFHDQDKSGWFILLQFIPYVGGLIVLVFMCLEGTRGPNRYGPDPKGVGDAETFA
- a CDS encoding TonB-dependent receptor encodes the protein MRSIIPGSTGSYRFTLLAGAAAFALAAPTTALAQDVDTEEEDQAGSEDQGLIIVTASKRETTLQETPIAVSVTSGQTLEDAQIRDVLDLQTVTPSLRVSQLQTASASTFIIRGFGNGDNNFGIEPSVGVFVDGVFRSRSAGALSDLPNVQRIEVLNGPQSTLFGKNASAGVISVVTRPPQFDFGGSLEVSYGNYNALVVKGDVTGPIGENVAFSLDGSYNRRDGFGEIVNLGEDINDRNRWSVRGQLLIEPTPDLSIRAIADYSKIDEVCCTVGNLVNGPTGPGILAVGGQIPTDFFSREVFLNFVPENEVDNYGGSVQVDWASGPISVTSITSYRELQNSFLTDIDFTSADIATETRAQDLKTFTQELRIASDFDGPFNFLLGGFFFDESIEQESAIQNGSQIRNFFEILAGEDPVAVLTGQPTLFNGLEASFGFPQESIFNTPLLTDERYSMDNQAISVFGTLDFEPVDGLVFTAGFNYTDDKKDFALSQTSFDPLAQVNFVDAFITQATALNPGLPTVTTRDQFQALPAAVQAGLIAAATDPAQNPLLPLAGFQFQPPFLDIPNAVEDGQTRDDKFTYLLRAAYQVSNEVNVYFSYATGFKASSVNLSRDSRPLNTDFLEGPGASTFAAPDSPIINAGLAVPNLVSGSRFAGPEEAEVYEVGLKAQWPGFGFNLAVFDQTIEGFQSFAFTGTGFALRNAGQQSVQGFELDTTIVPTDGLVLTFAATHLDPLFDSFPGSVLGDLTGLRPAGIPSWAIATSATYTHEWDSGTQLVTRVDFNHESNEDINNGLPTFNAGLGNTLIFRREVNLLNASATLKLNNGLEVGVWGRNLTDDEYITTVFDSVAQAGSVSGYPNAPRTYGGVVRFKF